One Oreochromis niloticus isolate F11D_XX linkage group LG16, O_niloticus_UMD_NMBU, whole genome shotgun sequence genomic window carries:
- the gli2a gene encoding zinc finger protein GLI2a gives METSAPTATDKKECKSSGLDGSSFSELPKKPSPTTLTRGAHHLFPTFHTPIPIDMRHHEGRYHYEPHPLHSMHGPPGLTGSPVISDISLIRLSPHAAAGTGESPFSPPHPYVSPHMEHYLRSVHSSPTLSMISAARGLSPADVTHEHLKDRALFSLPPPPPGANPAEYYLMASASQRSPYGDLLMQSGAAAAAAAAAAHLPDYISPVDVSRFSSPRLTPRLSRKRALSISPLSDASIDLQTMIRTSPNSLVAYINNSRSSSAASSSYGHLSVGGISPTFSFPHHINPVAYQQLLSQQRSLNAFGHTPPLIQQSPSSFSARQHPLTASPMSSHNSTNSEANQNASGDPAVSSTVNPLTTKRSKVKTEAEGPLPISPSSQDHGGGILDLSEDLDKDECKQEPEAIYETNCHWDGCSKEYDTQDQLVHHINNDHIHGEKKEFVCRWEECSREQKPFKAQYMLVVHMRRHTGEKPHKCTFEGCSKAYSRLENLKTHLRSHTGEKPYVCEHEGCNKAFSNASDRAKHQNRTHSNEKPYVCKIPGCTKRYTDPSSLRKHVKTVHGPEAHVTKKQRSDAPPRLQPPKGNGENEANSKHGARAVDSKVEANSTSRGGEDCLQVKSIKTENSMTYQSSPGGHSSCSSEPSPLSSANNNDSGVEMAVHSGGSFGDLSAQDECPMVDSTVPTGGQQAGMGLQLRKAMGHGGAVTIKLENIKKERLKTVRDPCPWVNSAPQPLQGQRISMKLPPIPAVGSLLETSNMSNLSGSYPPQRMDDLSSCEVTLLNQLNERRDSTTSTISSAYTLSRRSSGISPCYSSRRSSGTSQFGANRHNNISSADSYDPISTDLSRRSSEASHCGGGGVSGGGGAGLPSLLSLTPAQHYRLKAKYAAAIGGAPPTPLPNMERMSLRTRMALYSDSQEGSSHPFHQPPSGTVPRRCSDIGYGTQSMMPHEVPTNLPRRASDPVRRTTLDPLSLPRVQRYNSMSSMNPMNAPTAAERHQTLATQGYTRSDGSLQRYPFAPRPPSISENVAMENMAVDGMMVGGEQGGEDDMVLPDDVVQYLRSQNSGPSTHNLGQTDYNSNGQTQGYQTGVAPPASFFAQRRMAMVDTMMAQSNQDVQSCQMGPGSAQQPFAAPSENMNKNNMPVQWNEVSSGTVDTTAKLPKQQQHPLRGNLAVVQQRQNFGSFQTQGQGLSNNQQVVPMSQNISMQGYANHSNQRLINISLQQHPQQRQCNSMNFSDQMSPQQGFGQEAIPSSISGSTSMRPTRNSMADQEVQSYRSRTQTDVYSYVSQVDPQQNYGISQQQHNVQNGGRGMLQPRPPTEPRSTARPHGGSSMTQPSRLLKSSDVSPSQGNDTSEASPKRPSGSVAHNSNSENPNSAVFYTGQIHMFEPPSVSFDAPMSPCASQAPSSNNTSAANMASPGVNQVSSSTVDSSTSGSGATEHAQIDFDTMLDDGDHSSLMSGTLSPGLLQSLSQSSSRLTTPRNSVTLASVPAGIGNMAIGDMNSMLTALAEESKFLNMIS, from the exons TAACCCACGAACACTTGAAGGACCGCGCCCTATTCAGTCTCCCACCACCGCCTCCAGGAGCCAACCCTGCAGAGTACTACCTGATGGCCAGCGCCAGCCAGAGAAGCCCCTACGGTGACCTGCTGATGCAGAGTGGTGCAGCGGCAGCAGCTGCAGCGGCCGCAGCTCACCTTCCAGATTACATCAGCCCTGTGGATG TATCCCGTTTTTCCAGCCCAAGGTTGACACCCCGGCTCAGCAGAAAAAGGGCACTGTCCATCTCGCCACTGTCAGATGCTAGCATTGACCTGCAGACCATGATTCGTACCTCACCCAACTCCCTGGTGGCCTACATCAACAATTCACGCTCCAGTTCAGCCGCTAGCAGCTCCTATGGGCACCTTTCAGTCGGAGGAATCAG CCCGACATTCAGCTTCCCCCATCACATCAACCCCGTTGCCTACCAGCAGCTGTTGTCCCAGCAAAGGAGTCTCAACGCCTTTGGCCACACGCCTCCTCTCATTCAACAGTCGCCGTCTTCGTTCTCTGCTCGTCAACACCCCCTCACTGCATCACCTATGTCCTCCCACAACAGCACCAACTCTGAAGCAAACCAG AACGCCAGTGGAGATCCAGCAGTCAGCAGCACTGTCAACCCACTGACCACgaagaggtcaaaggtgaagACCGAAGCAGAGGGTCCACTGCCCATTTCACCTTCGTCTCAG GACCACGGTGGGGGGATCCTGGACCTGAGTGAAGATCTGGATAAAGATGAGTGCAAACAAGAGCCAGAGGCCATCTATGAAACCAACTGCCACTGGGATGGCTGCTCCAAAGAATATGATACCCAGGACCAACTTGTTCAT CATATCAACAACGACCACATCCACGGTGAGAAGAAGGAGTTTGTGTGTCGCTGGGAGGAGTGTTCACGGGAGCAAAAGCCCTTCAAGGCACAGTACATGCTGGTGGTCCATATGAGGCGACACACGGGGGAGAAGCCCCATAAGTGCACG tTTGAGGGCTGTTCTAAAGCTTACTCCCGCCTGGAGAATCTCAAGACCCATCTCAGGTCCCACACTGGGGAGAAACCCTATGTATGTGAGCACGAAGGCTGCAACAAGGCCTTCTCAAATGCCTCAGACCGAGCGAAGCACCAGAACCGCACACACTCCAATGAG AAACCATATGTGTGTAAAATTCCGGGCTGTACCAAGCGCTACACGGACCCAAGCTCTCTCAGGAAGCACGTCAAGACGGTCCACGGACCCGAAGCTCACGTGACCAAGAAACAACGAAGCGACGCTCCCCCGAGGCTACAGCCGCCCAAAGGCAATGGGGAGAACGAGGCAAACTCCAAGCACGGTGCAAGAGCCGTAGACAGCAAGGTCGAGGCCAACAGCACCTCTAGGGGAGGGGAAGACTGCCTACAAGTCAAATCTATTAAGACAGAGAACTCTATG acgtATCAGTCCAGTCCTGGTGGCCACTCGTCATGTAGCAGCGAGCCATCGCCTCTCAGCAGCGCCAACAACAACGACAGTGGGGTAGAGATGGCCGTGCACAGCGGGGGCAGCTTCGGGGACCTCAGCGCACAGGACGAGTGCCCCATGGTTGACTCCACTGTTCCCACTGGGGGCCAGCAGGCTGGGATGGGGCTTCAGTTGAGGAAAGCCATGGGTCACGGTGGTGCAGTCACCATCAAGCTGGAAAACATCAAGAAGGAAAGGCTGAAGACGGTGAGGGACCCCTGCCCCTGGGTTAACTCTGCGCCACAGCCGCTGCAGGGCCAACGCATTAGCATGAAGCTGCCTCCCATACCTGCAGTTG GGTCCCTGCTGGAGACCTCCAACATGAGTAACTTAAGTGGTTCGTACCCTCCCCAACGCATGGATGACCTGTCGTCATGTGAAGTGACGCTATTGAACCAGCTGAACGAGCGCCGTGACAGCACCACCAGCACCATCAGCTCTGCTTACACCCTAAGTCGGCGCTCCTCTGGTATTTCACCGTGCTATTCCAGCCGTCGCTCCAGTGGGACATCCCAGTTTGGCGCTAATCGCCACAACAATATCAGTTCAGCTGACTCCTATGACCCAATCTCTACTGACCTGTCTCGTCGATCCAGTGAAGCCAGCCACTGCGGAGGTGGCGGTGTCAgtggaggaggtggagcaggCCTTCCAAGTCTTCTCAGTCTTACACCAGCACAACATTATCGGCTAAAGGCAAAGTATGCAGCTGCCATTGGTGGAGCACCACCTACTCCTCTTCCCAACATGGAACGAATGAGCCTAAGGACTCGTATGGCACTCTACAGCGACTCCCAGGAAGGCTCATCGCATCCCTTCCATCAGCCACCCTCTGGAACTGTACCAAGACGGTGCAGTGATATTGGATATGGCACGCAGAGCATGATGCCCCACGAAGTACCCACCAATCTGCCACGCCGTGCAAGTGATCCAGTGCGTCGTACAACACTGGACCCTCTCTCCCTTCCAAGGGTCCAGCGCTACAACAGCATGAGCAGCATGAACCCCATGAATGCTCCAACAGCTGCAGAACGTCACCAGACACTGGCTACACAGGGCTACACTCGCTCTGATGGAAGCCTGCAACGCTACCCATTCGCCCCCAGACCACCAAGCATTTCTGAGAATGTAGCCATGGAGAACATGGCGGTAGATGGAATGATGGTTGGGGGTGAGCAGGGTGGAGAGGATGATATGGTGCTTCCAGACGATGTGGTGCAGTACCTCAGGTCACAGAATTCTGGCCCCTCTACTCACAACTTGGGACAAACCGACTATAATTCAAACGGTCAGACTCAGGGCTACCAGACAGGCGTGGCTCCACCAGCATCATTTTTTGCGCAGAGGAGGATGGCCATGGTGGATACCATGATGGCTCAGTCCAATCAGGATGTGCAGTCCTGCCAGATGGGTCCGGGCAGTGCTCAGCAGCCTTTCGCAGCACCATCAGAAAACATGAACAAGAATAACATGCCAGTGCAGTGGAATGAGGTGAGTTCAGGGACAGTGGACACCACAGCCAAGCTtcccaaacagcagcagcatcctCTCAGGGGGAACCTAGCTGTTGTGCAGCAGAGGCAGAACTTTGGGTCCTTCCAGACACAAGGTCAGGGCTTGAGCAACAACCAGCAAGTTGTGCCTATGAGTCAGAATATATCTATGCAGGGGTATGCAAACCACAGCAACCAGAGGCTGATAAACATCTCTCTGCAGCAGCATCCACAACAGAGACAATGCAACAGCATGAACTTTAGTGACCAAATGAGTCCTCAACAAGGGTTTGGCCAAGAAGCAATCCCAAGTTCTATATCTGGAAGCACTAGCATGAGACCTACACGCAACAGTATGGCAGATCAAGAGGTGCAAAGTTACAGATCAAGGACACAGACTGATGTGTATTCTTATGTCAGCCAAGTGGATCCTCAGCAAAATTACGGTATCTCCCAACAGCAGCATAATGTCCAAAATGGAGGCAGAGGAATGTTACAACCCAGGCCTCCCACAGAGCCCAGGTCTACTGCCAGACCACACGGAGGGTCTAGCATGACACAACCGAGCCGATTGCTCAAGTCATCGGATGTTAGCCCCAGTCAAGGTAATGACACCTCTGAGGCAAGCCCAAAGAGGCCCAGTGGGTCAGTAGCCCACAACAGCAACTCAGAAAATCCAAACTCTGCTGTGTTCTACACAGGTCAGATTCACATGTTTGAGCCACCTTCTGTCAGCTTTGATGCTCCCATGTCCCCATGTGCCAGTCAGGCTCCTTCCAGCAACAACACTTCTGCAGCCAACATGGCTTCACCAGGAGTCAACCAGGTCTCCAGCAGCACAGTGGATTCTTCCACCAGTGGATCTGGGGCCACAGAACACGCCCAGATCGACTTTGACACCATGCTCGATGACGGAGACCACTCAAGCCTAATGTCAGGCACCCTGAGTCCAGGCCTTCTGCAGAGCCTCTCTCAGAGTTCCTCACGTCTCACCACCCCCCGCAACTCTGTCACCCTCGCTTCTGTACCGGCAGGGATTGGCAACATGGCCATCGGTGACATGAACTCTATGCTCACAGCCCTGGCTGAGGAAAGCAAGTTCCTCAACATGATTAGCTGA